GCGTTATAGGATATTTACCTATCCAAAATCCGTCGCTTATTGTATGACTCATACCGACTCTGCTGTTTTGCGCGCAAGCGCCAAACCTAAATGTCCCCGGTGCAACATAAATTAAGTCGATATAAATACCCCTTACAATAAACCGCACCCCTTGACCTTCAACTGGATTTAACGGAAGAGTGCTCGAAAGCGGAAAATCAGCAGTGCCGACAACCGCTACTGTTTGCACTGAAGAATGAAAAATCCTTATAGTTCCTCGATTTTCAGCAACCAATCCGCCAACTGTCAGCGCCAAGACTCTGCCTGAAGCGCGAACTTCCTCTATCGTTCCTCTGTTTACCGCCGCAAGCGCACCCGCTAAATTATTGCCGAGAATATTTACATCAACAGACAAATTTCGCACAACACCGTTATTGCCGATAATGCCTAAAAAGCCAAGATTACCGTCGGTATTTACATTGTTGATTACAATTCCGCTGATAGTTCGCCCGTTTCCGTCGAAAGTTCCCTGAAACGCTCGCGTTTCGGTATTGCCAATTGGTACCCACTCAGGGGTACCGCTGAGGTCGATGTTGCCCGAAAGCGTTATCGTTCTTCCCGAAAAGTTAGTACCGCCGTTTACTCGGGTAGCTAATTCTCGGAGGTCGGCGGCGGTTGCTATGCTGATGGCGTTGGCGTTCCAGTCAATTGCCGCCCACGTTGTTGTGGCGGCAAGAGTGAGTAGCACTGCAAATACTTTAACGAATTTGCTTAGTCGCATATTATACTCCTTTTATTGTTCGGCTAAATCTATCAATATCAGCGGAATCTTTAACATTGTATTGCAAATACAAATTCCAACCAACGATTTTAATCTTGTGAGAATTTTCATTTACATATTCTCCATGAAAGACATTTAGAGGCATTTTCTTTTCGCCAAATCTTTCCGAAGTCTTTTCTTCAACAAGTGAAACCCCTAAAGAAGCACAAACGCTCTTAAGTACCGTAGAGCCGTTGAGAAACATCGTTTCAAAATTATTGCCATCTAACAACAATTTAAACGTGTCTTTATCATTGCTTAGATGTTTACCTTGTACGCCCTCAGAAAGGTAAGTCCATATTTTATTTGTTGCCCACTGCGCCAAATCCAAGTGAACACAGGTGTCATTATAATAAGAATACTTTCCATTGCTAAGCCTTTTAATTAAATCATCGAAAGGGTCAAACCATTTCTTGTATGGATTTTTTTTGAAGTAATTTATGCAACCCTCCAAAACCTTTTCTGCTTCATCGTCTGTTAACTTCCTGTGGTTTTCTTTGTCTATTCCGAGTTCAGCTCTTGAACAAAGCCTTGCGCTTGCTCCTGACAATAACGTACTCCCACTAAGAAACTCGTTAAAACTTGGATTAATTGAAACTGTGCAAACATTGGCTTTTACATAATCGCCAAAAAATACCACTGGTGTTGTTTGCGGCACAATAAGCAAACTTGGGTCAATTTCTCTTTTGATTCTTTCAATCAATCCTGCTTTTAATGTTTTATTCATAAAACACTCCCTTTTTTTGAAAAGTTAAATTTATACTGAAAACCGTTTTTGACCAAAATAAAAAAACACGGCACAAT
This portion of the Chitinivibrionia bacterium genome encodes:
- a CDS encoding formylglycine-generating enzyme family protein yields the protein MRLSKFVKVFAVLLTLAATTTWAAIDWNANAISIATAADLRELATRVNGGTNFSGRTITLSGNIDLSGTPEWVPIGNTETRAFQGTFDGNGRTISGIVINNVNTDGNLGFLGIIGNNGVVRNLSVDVNILGNNLAGALAAVNRGTIEEVRASGRVLALTVGGLVAENRGTIRIFHSSVQTVAVVGTADFPLSSTLPLNPVEGQGVRFIVRGIYIDLIYVAPGTFRFGACAQNSRVGMSHTISDGFWIGKYPITQAQYQAVMTGHPSLSAVPSHFRGGAAVGSTNLPNNPVEQVSFNDIISSDGFLARIGARLPTEHEWEFAARGGNQRQGNNGGVDYIWAGSDIATEVAWHNANSGSQTRPVGGLAPNELGIYDMSGNVREWTNTIRGSTPVQRGGNWFNGAEDAQVAIWSGNNPGNGWIIDGFRVAFSPQF